In Piliocolobus tephrosceles isolate RC106 chromosome 12, ASM277652v3, whole genome shotgun sequence, one DNA window encodes the following:
- the TCEAL9 gene encoding transcription elongation factor A protein-like 9 codes for MKSCQKIEGKPENESEPKHEEEPKPEEKPEEEEKLEEEAKAKGTFRERLIQSLQEFKEDIHNRHLSNEDMFREVDEIDEIRRVRNKLIVMRWKVNRNHPYPYLM; via the coding sequence ATGAAATCCTGTCAAAAAATTGaaggaaaaccagaaaatgaGAGTGAACCAAAGCATGAGGAAGAGCCAAAGCCTGAGGAAAaaccagaggaggaggagaagctaGAGGAGGAGGCCAAAGCAAAAGGAACTTTTAGAGAAAGGCTGATTCAGTCTCTCCAGGAgtttaaagaagatatacacaacAGGCATTTAAGCAATGAAGATATGTTTAGAGAAGTGGATGAAATAGATGAGATAAGGAGAGTCAGAAACAAACTTATAGTGATGCGTTGGAAGGTTAATCGAAACCATCCTTACCCCTATTTAATGTAG